A genomic window from Exiguobacterium acetylicum DSM 20416 includes:
- the glyA gene encoding serine hydroxymethyltransferase, translated as MEQTPLTYLKQQDEALFSAMRQELGRQRDNIELIASENFVSQAVMEAQGSVLTNKYAEGYPGRRYYGGCEYVDLAENLARDRAKEIFGAEHANVQPHSGAQANMAVYFTILEQGDTVLGMNLSHGGHLTHGSPVNFSGVQYNFVEYGVDQETEMIDYDVVAKLAEEHKPKLIVAGASAYPRVIDFKRFREIADSVGAYLMVDMAHIAGLVAAGQHPNPVEHAHFVTTTTHKTLRGPRGGMILCKEEHAKAIDKAIFPGIQGGPLMHVIAAKAVAFGEALAPEFKDYIGQVVTNAKVLGEELTKRGLRIVSGGTDNHLLLVDLQPLGITGKLAEHALDEAGITVNKNTIPFDPASPFVTSGIRIGTAAMTSRGFKEAEMKEIAELIELVLNHPEEADVLAQARERVVALTGRFPLYPERG; from the coding sequence ATGGAACAAACACCGCTTACGTATCTGAAACAACAAGATGAGGCACTCTTTTCGGCAATGCGCCAGGAACTAGGTCGTCAACGGGATAACATCGAATTGATCGCATCCGAGAACTTCGTCTCGCAAGCTGTCATGGAAGCACAAGGCAGCGTCTTGACGAACAAGTACGCAGAAGGTTACCCAGGTCGTCGTTATTATGGTGGCTGTGAGTATGTCGATCTCGCTGAGAATTTAGCACGCGACCGCGCGAAGGAAATCTTCGGTGCGGAGCACGCGAACGTGCAACCACACTCGGGTGCACAAGCGAACATGGCGGTTTACTTCACGATTCTCGAGCAGGGCGATACGGTCCTCGGGATGAACCTCTCGCACGGTGGCCATCTGACGCACGGTAGCCCCGTCAATTTCTCCGGTGTCCAGTACAACTTCGTGGAATACGGTGTCGATCAAGAGACAGAGATGATTGATTACGATGTCGTCGCGAAATTAGCAGAAGAGCATAAACCAAAATTAATCGTCGCGGGCGCATCGGCGTATCCGCGTGTCATCGACTTCAAACGTTTCCGTGAAATCGCAGACAGCGTCGGTGCTTACTTGATGGTCGACATGGCACACATCGCTGGACTTGTCGCAGCAGGTCAGCACCCGAACCCAGTCGAGCATGCACACTTCGTCACGACGACGACGCATAAGACGTTGCGTGGTCCACGTGGTGGGATGATCCTCTGTAAAGAAGAGCATGCGAAAGCAATCGATAAAGCCATTTTCCCAGGCATCCAAGGTGGTCCACTCATGCATGTCATCGCCGCGAAAGCTGTCGCGTTCGGTGAAGCTCTTGCACCAGAGTTCAAGGACTACATCGGTCAAGTCGTCACGAACGCAAAAGTCCTCGGTGAGGAATTGACGAAGCGTGGACTCCGGATCGTCTCAGGCGGAACGGACAATCACTTGCTCCTCGTCGACTTACAACCGCTCGGTATCACAGGGAAACTCGCAGAGCATGCACTTGACGAAGCCGGCATCACGGTCAACAAGAACACGATTCCGTTCGATCCAGCGAGCCCGTTCGTCACGAGTGGTATCCGGATTGGAACGGCAGCGATGACATCACGTGGCTTCAAGGAAGCCGAGATGAAAGAAATCGCCGAGTTGATCGAACTCGTCTTGAACCATCCAGAAGAAGCAGACGTTCTCGCACAAGCACGCGAGCGTGTCGTTGCTTTGACAGGTCGTTTCCCACTCTACCCAGAGCGCGGGTGA
- a CDS encoding TIGR01440 family protein, with product MDLTRIQHDLEEALNALDERFSLKGKLLVIGCSTSEVIGKQIGKAGSPEVADALFDVFDAFRRSHQVDLAFQGCEHINRALTLERQTAERLGLDPVTVVPVPEAGGSMASAAYQRFSAPVVVEAIQADAGIDIGDTFIGMHLKAVAIPVRLPHKEIGEAHVTAAVTRPKLIGGARAKYE from the coding sequence ATGGACTTGACACGCATCCAGCACGATTTAGAAGAAGCACTGAACGCTCTGGATGAACGATTTTCCTTAAAAGGAAAATTGCTCGTGATCGGCTGTTCGACGAGTGAGGTCATCGGTAAACAAATCGGCAAAGCTGGTTCACCGGAAGTCGCGGACGCCTTGTTCGATGTCTTCGATGCCTTTCGTCGGTCGCATCAAGTCGATCTTGCCTTCCAAGGCTGTGAGCACATCAACCGAGCATTGACACTTGAGCGGCAAACGGCAGAACGACTCGGACTTGATCCAGTAACGGTCGTTCCCGTTCCGGAAGCAGGTGGATCGATGGCGAGTGCTGCGTATCAACGCTTCTCGGCACCGGTCGTCGTCGAAGCGATTCAGGCAGACGCCGGAATCGATATCGGCGATACGTTCATCGGCATGCACTTGAAAGCTGTCGCGATTCCAGTGCGCTTGCCGCACAAGGAAATCGGTGAGGCACATGTGACGGCAGCCGTGACACGACCGAAATTAATCGGTGGAGCACGTGCTAAATACGAATGA
- the rpiB gene encoding ribose 5-phosphate isomerase B produces MKVAIGADHGGFKLKAEINDLLQELGIDYTDFGTHSADSIDYPDVAIPVAEAVANGEFDRGILICGTGIGIGIAANKVKGIRAALVHDTFSAKATRQHNDSNILTMGERVIGPGLAREIAQLWLETEFEGGRHENRVCKISDYEVK; encoded by the coding sequence ATGAAAGTAGCAATCGGCGCGGATCATGGCGGTTTTAAGTTAAAGGCAGAAATCAACGACCTCTTACAAGAGCTCGGCATCGACTATACGGACTTCGGTACGCATTCAGCCGACTCGATCGATTATCCGGATGTCGCGATTCCAGTCGCTGAGGCAGTCGCGAACGGAGAGTTTGATCGTGGTATCTTGATTTGTGGAACAGGCATCGGGATCGGAATCGCAGCGAACAAGGTCAAGGGCATCCGAGCAGCACTCGTCCATGATACGTTCAGTGCGAAAGCGACGCGTCAGCACAACGATTCGAACATCTTGACGATGGGCGAACGCGTCATCGGTCCAGGACTGGCTCGTGAGATCGCACAACTTTGGCTTGAAACGGAATTCGAAGGCGGGCGTCATGAGAACCGCGTTTGCAAAATCTCAGATTATGAGGTGAAGTAA
- a CDS encoding low molecular weight protein arginine phosphatase, whose protein sequence is MSTRRVLFICTGNTCRSPMAMALLRSKVADQEFDVRSAGLRSMQGFDASENALQVLRERGIELEHYTQVFDDVLGRWSDIILTMTRQHKQEVGERYPELKERTFTLYEYVTGLERDINDPYGGSMNVYRQVRNELEPLVNRLVLKLTQNGNGRKAPDARKLPKKQPKQTGE, encoded by the coding sequence ATGAGCACACGTCGCGTTTTATTCATCTGTACAGGAAATACATGCCGTAGCCCGATGGCGATGGCGTTACTACGCTCTAAGGTCGCTGATCAGGAATTCGACGTCCGTTCAGCAGGACTACGTTCGATGCAAGGATTTGATGCGTCCGAGAACGCCTTACAAGTGTTACGTGAGCGCGGTATCGAACTCGAGCACTATACGCAAGTCTTTGATGATGTACTCGGACGTTGGTCTGACATCATCTTGACGATGACGCGTCAGCACAAGCAGGAAGTCGGTGAACGGTATCCGGAACTGAAGGAACGGACGTTCACCTTATATGAATACGTGACAGGGCTTGAACGGGATATCAACGACCCGTACGGCGGATCGATGAATGTCTATCGTCAAGTACGCAATGAACTCGAACCCCTCGTCAACCGTCTTGTGTTAAAATTGACGCAGAACGGAAACGGAAGAAAAGCTCCGGATGCACGGAAACTTCCGAAAAAACAACCTAAACAAACGGGGGAATAG
- a CDS encoding L-threonylcarbamoyladenylate synthase: MKTEMIDLQTMDEAVRLLQEGEVVAMPTETVYGLAGDATNEAAVRRIFAAKGRPSDNPLIVHVASVEQAHQFVTHIPDVAARLMEAFWPGALTIILESNGTASTLVTAGLDTIGLRMPDHPLALRLIEATGLGLAAPSANRSGKPSPTSSAHVAHDLSGRIAAIVDGGETGIGVESTVIDCTMTPPAILRPGGVTREQIESVIGPVTLDPALSMKDVTPKAPGMKYTHYAPEATLSVVEGDLSFLQQLIDDARQTGHKTGVLLFDGEDVDADVRCFLGNSMETAAQRLYDCLRRFDQTTVDQIFVRDLSEEGVGLAVRNRLHKAAGGRVIRP, encoded by the coding sequence GTGAAGACGGAAATGATTGACTTACAGACGATGGATGAAGCAGTTCGGTTATTGCAGGAAGGAGAGGTCGTGGCGATGCCGACCGAGACTGTCTATGGTCTCGCAGGGGACGCAACGAACGAAGCGGCTGTTCGGCGAATCTTCGCCGCGAAGGGTCGACCTTCTGACAATCCACTGATTGTCCACGTCGCATCCGTAGAACAGGCACATCAGTTCGTCACGCACATTCCAGATGTTGCGGCACGTTTGATGGAGGCGTTCTGGCCAGGAGCCTTGACGATCATCCTCGAATCGAACGGCACCGCATCCACACTCGTCACAGCAGGACTAGATACGATCGGATTACGGATGCCAGACCATCCGCTCGCGCTTCGCTTGATTGAGGCGACAGGGTTGGGTCTCGCAGCACCGAGTGCCAACCGTTCCGGAAAACCTTCACCGACGTCATCTGCGCACGTCGCACATGACCTCTCGGGACGCATCGCTGCGATCGTCGATGGAGGGGAAACGGGCATCGGGGTCGAATCGACTGTCATCGATTGTACGATGACGCCACCGGCGATTTTACGACCGGGCGGCGTGACACGCGAACAAATCGAGTCGGTCATCGGTCCTGTCACACTCGATCCTGCCTTATCGATGAAAGATGTTACACCGAAGGCACCCGGGATGAAATATACTCACTATGCACCGGAAGCAACACTGTCCGTAGTTGAGGGAGATCTTTCATTCTTACAGCAACTCATCGATGATGCACGACAAACCGGACACAAGACGGGCGTTCTCCTGTTTGATGGGGAGGATGTCGACGCAGATGTTCGCTGCTTCCTTGGTAACTCGATGGAGACGGCGGCACAACGTCTTTACGATTGTTTACGGCGATTTGATCAGACGACGGTGGATCAGATTTTTGTACGAGACCTATCAGAAGAAGGGGTGGGGCTTGCGGTCCGCAACCGCCTCCATAAAGCAGCAGGTGGTCGGGTCATTCGCCCTTGA
- the prmC gene encoding peptide chain release factor N(5)-glutamine methyltransferase, with protein sequence MRIAKRLNEAKTMMEQAGREGSSAEWLLMHVLDVDRTGLLVRLSDELTPEQDLRFSEYLLAHVHGVPVQHLIGYQPFYGRDFRVTPDVLIPRPETEELIVFVTERLKRESFTAGQIVDIGTGSGAIGITLALELEQPVTTVDISPAAITVAKQNQAALGGDVTFLEGDLLAPLADNSVRVLVSNPPYIEEEELLSEVVFDHEPHLALFGGKDGLVFYRRLVEESGRVLRDDFRLIAFEIGHNQGPEVQMMLKERYPNAETGILKDINGKDRIVYAERKDCTA encoded by the coding sequence ATGCGGATCGCAAAACGTCTAAATGAGGCAAAAACGATGATGGAACAAGCAGGACGCGAGGGTTCAAGTGCCGAATGGTTACTCATGCACGTCTTGGATGTCGACCGGACCGGACTCCTTGTCCGTCTATCCGATGAATTGACACCAGAGCAGGATTTACGGTTCAGTGAATACTTGCTTGCTCATGTTCACGGCGTGCCCGTTCAGCATTTAATCGGCTATCAGCCGTTTTATGGGCGGGATTTCCGTGTCACACCGGATGTCTTGATTCCACGACCGGAAACGGAAGAGTTGATCGTCTTCGTCACGGAGCGTCTCAAACGTGAGTCGTTCACCGCGGGACAGATCGTCGACATCGGAACTGGGAGTGGAGCGATCGGAATCACGCTCGCCCTCGAACTCGAGCAACCGGTCACGACTGTCGATATTTCACCGGCCGCTATTACGGTCGCGAAGCAAAATCAAGCAGCGCTTGGTGGAGACGTGACGTTCCTTGAAGGAGATTTACTAGCGCCACTTGCGGATAATTCCGTGCGGGTGCTTGTTTCGAATCCTCCTTATATCGAGGAAGAGGAATTACTCAGTGAAGTCGTATTCGATCATGAACCGCATCTCGCCCTGTTTGGCGGAAAAGACGGTCTCGTCTTTTACCGACGTCTCGTCGAAGAGAGTGGACGGGTCCTACGCGACGATTTCCGACTGATTGCGTTTGAAATTGGACACAATCAAGGACCAGAAGTGCAAATGATGTTAAAAGAACGTTATCCAAATGCGGAAACGGGTATTTTAAAAGATATAAACGGTAAAGACCGTATCGTGTATGCGGAACGAAAGGATTGTACAGCGTGA
- the prfA gene encoding peptide chain release factor 1 — translation MLDRLSALEDRYEKLNDMLADPAIINDTNQLREVSKEQSQLAPTVETYRVYREKMEAYQEARQMLTDPEMRDLAKEEVAMLEPEIKELEAKLKALLLPKDPNDDKNVIVEIRGAAGGDEAALFAGDLFKMYSKFAEKQSWKIEIIDASYTELGGYKEIIFIIKGTGAYSKLKYENGAHRVQRVPSTESGGRIHTSTATVAVLPEAEDVEVEIHDKDVRVDTFTSSGPGGQSVNTTQSAVRVTHVPTGIVASCQDEKSQIKNKEKAMKVLRARVYDKIQREHQAEYDEKRKSAVGTGDRSERIRTYNFAQNRVTDHRIGLTIQKLDRILQGEMDEVIDTLVMEHQARASEAAN, via the coding sequence ATGTTGGATCGATTGAGTGCGTTAGAGGACCGTTATGAAAAACTGAATGATATGTTGGCTGATCCAGCCATCATCAATGATACGAATCAATTGCGAGAGGTCTCAAAGGAGCAGTCACAACTTGCGCCGACCGTTGAGACCTATCGCGTCTACCGCGAGAAGATGGAAGCTTATCAAGAGGCACGCCAGATGTTAACGGATCCTGAGATGCGCGACCTTGCGAAGGAAGAAGTCGCGATGCTTGAGCCGGAGATCAAAGAGCTCGAAGCCAAGCTGAAAGCTTTATTATTACCGAAGGATCCGAATGACGATAAGAACGTCATCGTCGAGATTCGTGGTGCGGCAGGCGGAGACGAGGCAGCCTTATTTGCGGGTGACCTTTTCAAGATGTACTCGAAGTTTGCTGAGAAACAGAGCTGGAAGATTGAGATCATCGATGCAAGCTACACGGAACTCGGTGGCTACAAAGAGATCATCTTCATTATCAAAGGAACGGGTGCTTATTCGAAGTTGAAGTACGAGAACGGGGCACACCGCGTCCAACGCGTTCCGTCAACGGAATCCGGTGGACGGATTCATACATCGACGGCAACCGTCGCTGTGTTGCCTGAAGCAGAGGATGTCGAAGTCGAAATCCACGATAAGGATGTCCGAGTCGATACGTTTACGTCGAGTGGACCGGGTGGCCAGTCCGTCAATACGACACAGTCCGCTGTCCGTGTCACGCACGTGCCGACGGGAATCGTCGCCAGCTGTCAGGATGAGAAGTCGCAAATCAAGAACAAGGAAAAAGCGATGAAGGTCTTGCGCGCGCGTGTCTACGATAAGATTCAACGCGAACATCAAGCTGAATATGATGAAAAACGAAAGTCGGCAGTGGGTACGGGTGACCGTTCGGAACGAATCCGGACGTATAATTTCGCACAAAATCGCGTGACGGACCATCGCATCGGATTGACGATTCAAAAGCTTGACCGAATCTTGCAAGGCGAGATGGATGAAGTCATCGATACGCTCGTCATGGAACATCAGGCACGGGCATCGGAGGCGGCAAACTGA
- a CDS encoding GntR family transcriptional regulator, whose translation MFTVDPKSPLPIYEQLVAQIIRSIARGLLRSGEQMPSVRELAGTLLVNPNTVSRAYQELESRNFIVTMRGKGSFISDIPLHEVKQAAIQDPLIRLCAIADELSISNEELYQHILHIREDSSC comes from the coding sequence ATGTTCACCGTTGATCCGAAAAGTCCGTTACCGATATATGAACAGTTGGTCGCTCAAATCATCCGCTCGATTGCCCGTGGTCTACTCCGCTCCGGCGAACAGATGCCATCCGTCCGTGAACTTGCCGGTACACTCCTTGTCAATCCGAACACTGTCTCCCGCGCCTATCAGGAACTCGAGAGCCGCAACTTCATCGTCACGATGCGCGGTAAAGGCTCCTTCATCTCAGACATCCCACTTCATGAAGTCAAACAAGCCGCCATCCAAGATCCACTCATCCGCCTTTGTGCCATCGCCGACGAATTATCCATCTCAAACGAAGAACTTTATCAACACATTTTACACATAAGGGAGGATTCCTCATGTTGA